ATCGTTTTTATAGAACCTTCTCATATCATCTTGCTTTTTTTCATCACGAGAAAATATACGTATTTCTTTAATATCTGTGTTCAAAAACCTTCTAACTACTGCATTACCAAAAGTACCTGTTCCTCCTGTTACTAACAGAGTTTTATCTTTGAACATGACTGTTTCCATTTTTAATTTCCTCCAATATTTTGTTTGTCTTGAAAGAATTTTTCTAATTGGCAAAAAGTATTGTGTTGAAGCTTACTCTCAAAAATGCCTTAATTTCCTTGTTTTAATTACTTCCTGAAAAAGTTTTTCATATTTATCCGCCGCAGTTTTAACGCTTAAATGTTCTTCAATGTATTTTCTGCCATTTTTCCCTAACTCTTCTTTGAGCTCTTTGTTTTTGAACAAAAGAAGTATTTTTTTGGACATTGATTTGTAATCTCCTGCAGGAACGGCATAACCCGCATTAGCCTTTTCAATTAATTTTGGAGCATCCCCGTTTAAGTTCATAGAAGCAATTATAGGTATCCCTGCAGACATTATGCTCAGAATTTTTGAAGGAATTGTAGGTGTTTCCACTTCTTTCTCTAAAGTAGCCAATGAAATGTCAGAAGAATTTAAAATTTGCGGGTAAATATTTTTTGGTTGTAATGGAACAAAAATAACATTTTTTAATTTCATTTTCTCAGCTATTTTTTCGCTCTCTTCTTTTTTTATCCCATCACCAACAATTAGAAAAACTATTTCTTTATAATCTTCTAATAGTTTTGCAGAATTTAGAATTATTCTAATGTCCTGCAATTTTCCTAAAGTCCCTGCAAAGGATACAACAAATTTATTATGAAAATTAAATTTGTTAGAAAATGCATTTTCTTTGGGCCCTGGGGTTATTTCATTTTCATCTATCCAATGTTCCACAATTACAACTTTTTTTGTTTCTTTACAAACTTCTTCGACAAATTCTTTATTTTTTTGAGAAGAAACTGTGATTAAATCAGCTGTTTCATACGCCCTGAATTCCATGTTCTTAAAGAATTTTATAATGAAACTATTTTTAATAATATTTGAATCAATGGCTTCTTGAGGGAATAAATCTTGAACATTCAATATGAAAGGAATATGCCCCTTTACCCTTAGTTTTTTTGCTGTCCAATAAAGAGTTAAAGGGGGGGAGTAAACTAGGGAAACATCTATTCTTAGGCCTTTGAATATACTTTTTGTATAATGAAACATTTTATAAGCTATCTCAAAGTGTTCAATTCCTCTTCTAATAAATTTGTGCCTTTCTATATAAGGTAGTTTAACCCTTATTAATTTTATCCCTTCTTCATTCTCTATAAAAACTTTCCCCCGTTTTTTATATTCTTCATACGTTTCTTTATCAACATTATAACGAGGAATTCCGGTTAAATAATAGACATCATGCCCCCTTTTTTGTAGCTCTTTCGCAAGATAATAATATAAATGAGAGGCTGCTCCAATTTCTGGAGGAAAGTAATTATTAATTAATAATATGTTCATCCCTTAAAAGAATCCTCCTTCTTGCTCTATCTTTGCAGCATAGGCAATAATTGTAACTATAAATATATTGAACTCACACCGCTCCCCTTTTCCAAAATACCGCTTCTATGGTTTTGAACACGATATTCACATCAAGAAATATGTCTCTATTTTTTACGTAGTATAGGTCATAGCTGAGTTTTGTTTTCACTTCTTCTAAATTAGATGAGTATTTGTACATGATCTGTGCCCAGCCTGTTAAGCCTGGCTTTAGTTTGTGCCTTGCCCAATAAAAAGGGATGAGGTTGTTGTATTCTTCTACAAATTTTATTTGTTCAGGCCTAGGACCTACAAAAGACATATCGCCTTTTAGTATATCATAGAACTGGAGTATTTCATCGAGTCTTATTGGTCGAATAATTTTGCCTACTTTTAGTATTCTGTCTTGTTCATCTGTTGCGAATTTAGCGTTGCTGTTTTCTGTGTTATTTTTCATGCTTCTGAATTTGTGCATTGTGAATTTTTCGTTGTTGAGGCCTATTCTTTCTTGTGTGTATATTACTGGTTTTCCATCTTCAATGCGTATTATTAGAGATAGTATTAGTATCACTGGGGAGAGTATTACTAAAGCGATGGTCGATATTATTATATCAAGAAATCTCTTTGAAGGGTACTCTTCTACTTTTTGAAACACCACCTCGTAATATTCTTTGAATTTTTGAGCGACTTCTATTGGTATGCGTTTTAGGTATT
This DNA window, taken from Petrotoga miotherma DSM 10691, encodes the following:
- a CDS encoding glycosyltransferase family 4 protein; translated protein: MNILLINNYFPPEIGAASHLYYYLAKELQKRGHDVYYLTGIPRYNVDKETYEEYKKRGKVFIENEEGIKLIRVKLPYIERHKFIRRGIEHFEIAYKMFHYTKSIFKGLRIDVSLVYSPPLTLYWTAKKLRVKGHIPFILNVQDLFPQEAIDSNIIKNSFIIKFFKNMEFRAYETADLITVSSQKNKEFVEEVCKETKKVVIVEHWIDENEITPGPKENAFSNKFNFHNKFVVSFAGTLGKLQDIRIILNSAKLLEDYKEIVFLIVGDGIKKEESEKIAEKMKLKNVIFVPLQPKNIYPQILNSSDISLATLEKEVETPTIPSKILSIMSAGIPIIASMNLNGDAPKLIEKANAGYAVPAGDYKSMSKKILLLFKNKELKEELGKNGRKYIEEHLSVKTAADKYEKLFQEVIKTRKLRHF
- a CDS encoding exopolysaccharide biosynthesis polyprenyl glycosylphosphotransferase; protein product: MRKAAVHLLDIALIFIMNAFILNLPLTISIISSLIIYLGIYSFRTYDTETMKSYTESLIKTTVGTLVSFIVILIIYFFLSKYFNRYFFLTNLLYTITLLPIIHKIEYNIYEKHMPVKNYLVIGRKEEIGNIMEEISEKALNKIKFTQYINPNPVTLDEIIKQNTQKTLTQTIHGIVISDPELEERVKPQIQNYKAEGLEIQYLPNMVEKYLKRIPIEVAQKFKEYYEVVFQKVEEYPSKRFLDIIISTIALVILSPVILILSLIIRIEDGKPVIYTQERIGLNNEKFTMHKFRSMKNNTENSNAKFATDEQDRILKVGKIIRPIRLDEILQFYDILKGDMSFVGPRPEQIKFVEEYNNLIPFYWARHKLKPGLTGWAQIMYKYSSNLEEVKTKLSYDLYYVKNRDIFLDVNIVFKTIEAVFWKRGAV